The genomic DNA TAGCCGCTGAGCGCCTTGGCGGTCGCGGGCTCGTCCATGACGTCTCCGCCCGCGCGGTCGGCGTACCGCGAGAGCCGTGCCGCCGCCTGCTCGAAGCCCTCGCGGTAGAACGCGAACACGGCCGCGTACCGGGTCGGGATGTGGCCCGGATGCATGTCCCAGCCCTGGTAGTAGGCGCGGGCCAGAGCCCGCCGCGTGAGCCCGTAGTGCAGCCGCCAGGCGTCGTGGACCTGCTCGGTCGGGCCGACCGGAAGGACGTTGGTGGAGCCGTCACAGACGCGCACCCCGGTACCGGCGGCCGCGACCTGCATGATCGCCTTGGCGTGGTCGGCGGCCGGGTGGTCGCTGGCCTGGTAGGCGGCGCTGACGCCGAGGCAGGCGCTGTAGTCGAAGGTGCCGTAGTGCAGTCCGGTGGCGCGGCCCTCGGCGGCCTGGATCATCCGGGCCACGGTCGCGGTGCCGTCGGTGGCGAGGATGGACTGGCTGGTCTCGATCTGGATCTCGAACCCGAGCCGTCCCGGTTCGAGACCGCGGGCCTTCTCGAAGGCCTCGAGGAGCCGGACCATCGCGGTGACCTGCTCGGCGTACGTCACCTTCGGCAGCGTCAGGACCAGCCCGTCGGGCAGACCGCCCGCTTCCATCAGCCCCGTCAGGAAGACGTCGAGCGTACGAATGCCCCGGTCGCGTACCGGCGCCTCCATGCACTTCATGCGGATCCCCATGTACGGGGCCGCCGTGCCGTTCCGGTACGCCTCGGCGATCAGCCGGGCCGCACGCGCGGCGGCCTCGTCCTCCTCGGCGTCGGGGCGCGGGCCGTAGCCGTCCTCGAAGTCGACACGCAGGTCCTCGATGGGCTCACGTTCCAGCTTGGCGCGTACGCGGTCGTAGACCGGCGCGGCGAGCTCCTCGGCGAGGCCGAGTGCGGTGGCGAAGGAGGCGGCGTCCGGGGCGTGTTCGTCGAGCGCGGCGAGGGCGCGGTCGCCCCAGGAGCGGATGGTGTCGGCGGCGAACACGTCACCGGGTACGTACACCGTGTGGACGGGCTGGCGGGTGCCGGGGTCTCCCGGGTAGCGGCGCTCCAGTTCCGCGTCGACCGGGGCGAGGGTGGCGCTGATTCCCTCGCTGACGGCGCCCGCGAGGCTCGTCGCCACCTTCTCCTGCTGGCCCTGACCCATCCCACACCCTCCCATTTTCCGCTACACGGAATCAACAATCCGTATAACGAAGCTATCTGGGCGGCTTCCCGCTGGTCAACACCCTCTTGAACCTCGGGCCGCATCTCCTGGACCATCCTGACTCGTGACCGAAGGAGGACGCGTGTCGAACACCAGCCGAGTGACCCGCCGCACGGGGCTCAGAACCGCGGCGGCCGTCGCGGCGGCCTTACCCCTGCTCAGTGCCTCGCCCGCCTCCGCCTCGCGGAACCGAGGCCGCCGCCTGGACGTGATGACGTTCAACCTGCGCTTCGCGAGCGCCTCGGAACCCCACAGCTGGGCCGTTCGCCGCCCCGTCATGCGCGAGCTGCTGCGCCGGGAGCGGCCCCACGTCATCGGCACCCAGGAGGGGCTCTACCAGCAGGTGCGTGACATCGAGGCCGACCTGGGCCCGCACTACGACTGGATCGGCACGGGCCGCGCGGGCGGCAGCCGCGACGAGTTCATGGCGGTCTTCTACGACACCCGCAGGCTCGCCCCGCTGGAGTACGACCACTTCTGGCTCTCCGACACCCCTGACGTGATCGGTTCGAACACCTGGGGCGGCGGCTCCATCCGCATGGTCACCCGGGTCCGCTTCCGCGATCTGGCGGACGGCGACCGGCCGTTCCATTTCCTCAACACCCACCTGGACAACGCGAGTCAGTACGCACGCGCGCGTGCCGCCGCCCTGATCGCCGACCGGATCGCGGGCCTCGACCGCTCCCAGCCGCTCGTGGTGACCGGCGACTTCAACGCCGCCGCGCACAAGAACGCGGTCTACGAGACGATGCTGGGCGCCGGACTCGTGGACACCTGGGACACGGCCGCCGAACGCGGCAAGCTGTACGGGACGTTCCACGGCTACAAGCCGCTGGTGCCGGACGGCGACCGCATCGACTGGATCCTGGCCTCGCCCGGAGTGGCCGCGCACTGCGCGTCGATCAACGCGTTCTCGTCGAACGGTCAGTTCCCCAGCGACCATCTGCCCGTGCAGGCGTCCCTGCGCCTGGCCTGAGGCGAGGGCCCCTGCGATCTGCGCCTGGCATGAGGCGAGGGCCCCTGCGATCTGCTCCCGGCATGGGACGAGGCCCCTGCGACCGTGACGGTCGCAGGGGCCTCGGAGCAGCCGATGCGGTCAGCCCTTGCGGGTCTTGACCTCGTCGGTGAGCTGCGGGACGACATCGAAGAGGTCGCCGACCACGCCGTAGTCGACCAGGTCGAAGATCGGGGCCTCGGCGTCCTTGTTGATCGCCACGATCGTCTTCGAGGTCTGCATACCGGCGCGGTGCTGGATCGCGCCCGAGATGCCGGAGGCGATGTACAGCTGCGGCGAGACGGCCTTACCGGTCTGGCCGACCTGGTTGGAGTGCGGGTACCAGCCGGCGTCCACCGCGGCACGCGAGGCACCGACAGCGGCGCCGAGGGAGTCGGCGAGCGCCTCGATGATCGCGAAGTTCTCGGCGCCGTTGACACCGCGGCCGCCGGAGACCACGATCGCGGCCTCGGTCAGCTCCGGGCGGCCGGTCGACTCGCGCGGGGTACGGCCGGTGACCTTGGTGCCGGTCGCCTTGTCCGAGAACGAGACCGACAGGGCCTCGACGGCGCCGGCGGCCGGGGCGGCCTCCACGGGAGCCGAGTTCGGCTTGACCGTGATGACCGGGGTGCCCTTGGAGACACGGGACTTGGTGGTGAACGAGGCGGCGAACGCCGACTGCGTGGCCACCGGACCCTCGTCACCGGCCTCCAGGTCGACGGCGTCGGTGATGATGCCGGAGCCGATGCGCACCGCGAGGCGGGCGGCGATCTCCTTGCCCTCGGCGGACGACGGGATCAGCACGGCGGCCGGGGACACGGCCTCGTAGGCGGCCTGGAGCGCGTCCACCTTCGGTACGACCAGGTAGTCGGCGTACTCGGCGGCATCGTGCGTGAGGACCTTGCCCGCACCGTGCTCGGCGAGCGCGGCGGCGGTGTTCTCCGCGCCGGAGCCGAGGGCGAGGGCGACCGGCTCGCCGATGCGGCGGGCCAGCGTCAAAAGCTCCAGGGTGGGCTTGCGGACGGCACCGTCCACGTGGTCGACGTAGACGAGAACTTCAGCCATGGGAATGCTCTCCTGCGGATTGCGAAGTCTGAGGGGCGGTAAGGGGTGTGGGCCTTAGATGAACTTCTGGCCCGCGAGGAACTCAGCGAGCTGCTTGCCGCCCTCGCCCTCGTCCTTGACGATCGTGCCGGCGGTGCGCGCCGGACGCTCGGTCGCGGAGTCGACCTTGGTCCAGGCACCCTCCAGGCCGACCTCCTCCGCCTCGAGGTCGAGGTCGGACAGGTCCCAGGACTCCACCGGCTTCTTCTTGGCCGCCATGATGCCCTTGAAGGACGGGTAACGCGCCTCACCCGACTGGTCGGTGACCGACACGACGGCGGGGAGGGAGGCCTCCAGCTGCTCGGAGGCGGAGTCGCCGTCCCGGCGGCCCTTCACGACACCGTCCTCGACCGACACCTCGGACAGCAGGGTCACCTGCGGGACACCCAGACGCTCGGCCAGCAGCGCCGGCACCACGCCCGCCGTGCCGTCGGTCGACGCCATGCCGGAGATCACCAGGTCGTAGCCGGCCTTCTCGATCGCCTTCGCCAGCACCAGCGACGTACCGATCACGTCGGTGCCGTGCAGGTCGTCGTCCTCGACGTGGATCGCCTTGTCGGCACCCATCGAAAGCGCCTTGCGCAGCGCGTCCTTCGCGTCCTCGGGGCCGACCGTGAGAACGGTGATCTCGGCGTCGTCGGCGTCGTCGGCGTCGTCGGCGATCTGCAGCGCCTGCTCCACCGCGTATTCGTCGAGCTCCGAGAGCAGACCGTCCACGTCGTCCCGGTCGACGGTCAGGTCCTCCGCGAAGTGCCGGTCGCCAGTGGCGTCGGGCACGTACTTCACAGTGACAACGATCCTCAAGCTCACGCCGGCTCTCCTACTGCATCGTCATTTCTGAGCTACCTCTTGCAGGCAGCATAGGCGCCTGAAGCGGCCGATCCCGGTCGGGGCGGCCCGCGCTCCGAACGAAATATTACTCGTCAGTACACATAGTGAATGCCCGCTAAGCAAGCGCTTTGAACTGTGACCTTGACAACGCTGCGTAATCGGGCGGCGGATCAGTCACGGAGGCCGCTGAAGCGCCCCTGGTGATAGAGGAGCGGCCGTCCGGCGCCTGTCGGGTCACCCAGGACGACCTCCGCGAGGACGATGCGGTGGTCGCCCGCGGGAACGCGTGCCACGACCCTGCACACCAGCCAGGCGAGCACGTCGTCGAGCACGGGTACGCCTTCCGGGCCCTCGCGCCAGCCCGTGGACGCGCCGAAGCGGTCGGCGCCGCTCTTGGCGAAGACACCGGCCAGTTCCTGCTGGTGCTCGCCGAGTATGTGGACGCCGACGTGGGCGGTCTCGGAGATCGCGGGCCAGCTGGACGCGCCGACGCCGATGCCGAACGAGACGAGTGGGGGCTCGGCGGAGACCGAGGTGAGCGAGGTGGCGGTGAAGCCGACGGGGCCCCCATCGCCCCGGGCCGTGATGACGGCGACTCCGGCCGCGTGGCGGCGGAAGACGGAGCGCAGCAGGTCGGGGGAGGCGAGCTGGGTGCCGAGGTCGGGCGTGGCCGTCATGGAGTTGTCCTTCTGCGAGAGGTGGGGAGCGGTTCCGGGGCTGTTCAACAGCCCGGACACCGCACACTCGCGGTGCGGGCCAGGGCCGCAGTCCGAATGCGTACGCGCTCGAAGAGAAGGAGTTCCGGGGGCATACGGTCAGGCTGACGATAGGTGGCGCGTGCAGTCAAGTGCGTTCCGGGATCTGGGAGCCTCGTCACCACGGATCAGACCGCCTCTCCCAGCGCGGCGATGACATCCGCCTTGCGGGGCTGCCCCGTTGCGCGCCGCACGATCCGCCCCTCCGCGTCGAGGACGAGCACCGTCGGCGTCTTGATGATGTCGAGTTCGCGGACGAGTTCGAGCCGGTCCTCGGCGTCGATCTCCACATGGGTGACCCCGGGAACCAGCCCGGCCACCTCCGTGAGGACCCGCCGGGTGGCCCGGCACGGCGCGCAGAAGGCGCTGGAGAACTGGACGAGTGTGGCCCGTTCGCCGAGCCCCTCCCCCAACTCCGCCGCGCCGAGGTGCTTTCCGCCGTCGCGCCCGCGCACTCTCACTCTCCCGCTCCGCCGCCGATGCAGCACTCCGTACGCGCTCGCCACCACGAGCACCACCACGCACACCACAAGTCCGGTCATCCCCGCCTTCAGCGTTCCCGCGGCCGTGGAGATTCCCGTGTTCACGAGACTGCAAAGATTCCCTGCTCCTCACCAGCGCTCCCGGTGCGGAATGCTTGATTCATGGACATTGATGTGAGGGGGCCGCGCTTCGGGGCGGCCGTGACGACCGTCGTGCTGGCGGTGGTGCTGATCACCGGCAGCGCCTGGCTGCTGGCCTGGCAGACGCTGGCCTTCGCGCTGGGCGCGGCGGGCGGTGCCGGGCGCTCGCCGTACGGGTGGCTGTTCCGGAAGGTCGTGCGCCCCCGCTTGGGGCCGCCGACGGAGTTCGAGGCGCCCGATCCGCCGCGGTTCGCGCAGACGGTCGGGCTCGGCTTCGCCGCCGTGGGTCTCGTCGGCTACACGGTGGGGCCGCCGTGGCTGGGCCTCGCCGCGACGGGATGCGCGCTCGCGGCCGCCTTCCTCAATGCCGCGTTCGGGTACTGCCTCGGCTGCGAGCTTTACCTGCTGGTGCGCAGGGTGACGGTGCGAGCGGAGTAAAGCACTGGGAAAACTCCGAGGTCGACCACTCGGCTGACGTGACGAGGATCTCGCCGTTCCCGGGCACCAGGACTGGCCACTCGTCCGTTCTTGGGGCACGATCTGCGCAATGCCGTAAACCTACGGCTGCGTAACTTTCCCGCCGGGCGCCCCATTCCAGGCAGAGAGAAGGGTCCACCCCGTCCATGGCAGAGCTTGTCTACCGTCCCGTCGTCGGTCTCGCCCAAACGTTGTTCAAGGCCTGGGACCTCAAGATCGACTGCAAGGGATCGGAGAACATTCCGCGCTCGGGCGGCGCCGTGCTGGTCAGCAACCACATCAGCTATCTGGACTTCATCTTCGACGGCCTGGCCGCCCTGCCGCAGAAGCGTCTGGTGCGTTTCATGGCGAAGGAGTCGGTCTTCCGGCACAAGATCTCCGGTCCGCTGATGCGGGGCATGAAGCACATCCCGGTGGACCGCAAGCAGGGTGAGACGGCGTACCAGCACGCGCTGGACTCGCTGCGCTCCGGCGAGATCGTCGGTGTCTTCCCCGAGGCGACCATCTCGCAGTCGTTCACCCTCAAGAGCTTCAAGTCGGGTGCCGCGCGCATGGCCCAGGAGGCCGGCGTCCCGCTGATCCCGATGGCCCTGTGGGGCACCCAGCGCCTGTGGACCAAGGGCCACCCGAAGAACTTCAAGCGCAGCCACACCCCCATCACGATCCGGGTCGGGGAGCCGGTCGAGGCTCCGACCGACCAGTACGCGGGCGCGATCACGCGGCGGCTGCGCGAGCGGGTCCAGGAGCTGCTGGAGGCCGCTCAGCGCGCCTATCCCGTACGCCCCAAGGGTCCGGACGACACCTGGTGGATGCCGGCCCATCTCGGCGGCACGGCACCGACCCCCGAAGAGGTGAAGGCGGCCGAGGCCCGCTGAATCGTCACACCGGGGCGCGGACGGTGATCCGCGCCCCCGGGCTGAACTTCTCGAGCAGTTCCGCGAGCTCGGCAGCCGCCGCCTCGAGGTGGGCCACCGGCATGGGGGCGAGACTCTCCAGCAGGAAGACCGCCGAGGCCGACTCCTCCGTGAGCCGGGTCCGCGGTCCCTGGCGCCAGTTCCAGCGGCGGCAGGTGACACCGGCGTCGTCGCACCACACGACCTCACCGGCGTCGGGGTGTTCGACGGCCTCCTCACCCGCGGCCACCGTCACGAACTCCTCGTCGCCCGTGGCCCGCACAAGACGCATTCCGCCCTGGACGCGGTCGAGGTCCTCACCGCCGACCGGGATCAGATGGGCGACGCTGACCGCGTTGTAGAGGTCGACGAGCATGTTGATACGGGGCAGTCCGGCATCGGCGAGGGCCCGCTTCGCCAGCGCCTCGGCGGAGTTGCGGGTGCGCGACGGCTTGGAGCCGAACGCCGTGTACACCTCACGCCAGGCCGCCATGTGCGGGTCCTCGTGCGGGGCGCGACCGTCGAGGCGTACGGCGAGCCGACGCGCCGCGTCCTCGAGGAGTGCCGCAGTACCTTCGTTACTGGGCCCGTTGAGCAGTCCGTGCGCCTCGACGGCGACATGGGTGAAGCCGGGTGCGAGGGCGCGCACCTCGTCGGACACGGTGAGCGTGAGCGTCATCTTCCTGCCTTGCCTCAGAGTGCGGTGGGGAGCGTCTTCCACAGGTGCGGCCGGTCGTGCGCGGCTTGGAGAGCGCCCAGAACCGCCGGATGAGGTTCAGCATACAGAACTGGATAGTCCAACTCATTGGACTCGGGATCGGGAGTGAAGGCCAGCCGCTCCCCGTCGAGCGAGAACCGGGCGTCGACCCCCGGCTTGTTTCCGCGGGGATCCTGCCGGTGCCACGCGCCGTCGAACCGCACGGCGACCAGCCCGTGCACCAGGTCGAGCTTCTGGTAGCAGAGCGCCGTGGGGATGTCCTCGGCCCGCAGCAGCGCGGCCAGCGCGTGGGCCTTGGCGTGACAGATTCCGGTGCCCTCGGCCAGGACGTCGGAGGCGCGCCAGGTGACGCGCAGGTCTCCGGAGTCCGCCGAGTGCGGGATGGCGTCCCGTACGAATTCGTACGCCGATCGCGCATAGGCATACGAGTCCACGGCCTGCTCGGCCAAGCGCGCAGCCGTCTCCCGCACCCGCGGATGGTGATGATCGATGACCTCGCCAGCGGCCAAGTAGGCGGACAGGTCCGGGGTCTCCTGCGTCAGCTCCATACCCGCAGAGCATAGAAATGCGACCACCCGAGCGTCAATGACTTTTCGAGTGATCGCATATCTATGCATCGAGGCGGGTGGCTGTGACTACCGGGCCATCTCCTCCTTGAGCGCCGCCACGAATCCGTCGACGTCGTCCTCGGTCGTGTCGAAGGCGCACATCCAGCGGACGTCGCCCGCGGCCTCGTTCCAGAAGTAGAAGCGGTAGTGCTTCTGCAGGCGCTCACTCACGTCGTGCGGGAGACGCGCGAAGACCGCGTTGGCCTGCACCGGGTAGAGGATCTCCACGCCGTGGACCGCGCGCACGCCCTCCGCGAGCCGCTGGGCCATCTCGTTGGCGTGCCGGGCGTTGCGCAGCCACAGATCCTTGGCGAGCAGCGCCTCCAGCTGCACCGAGACGAAACGCATCTTCGAGGCCAGCTGCATGGACAGCTTGCGCAGGTGCTTCATGTGGCTGACGGCGTCCTGGTTGATGACCACGACGGCCTCGCCGAACAGCGCGCCGTTCTTCGTCCCGCCCAGGGAGAGGATGTCGACGCCGACCGCGTTGGTGAACGTCCGCATGGGGACGTTCAGCGAGGCGGCCGCGTTGGCTATCCGGGCGCCGTCGAGGTGCACCTTCATGCCGTGCCCGTGGGCGTGGTCGCAGATCGCGCGGATCTCGTCGGGCGTGTAGACGGTGCCCAGTTCGGTGTTCTGGGCGATCGAGACGACCTGCGGCATCGCACGGTGCTCGTCGTCCCAGCCGTACGCCTGCCGGTCGATCAGCTCGGGCGTGAGCTTGCCGTCGGGCGTGGGCACGGTGAGGAGTTTGAGGCCGCCCATGCGCTCGGGGGCGCCGCCCTCGTCCACGTTGATGTGCGCGCTCTCCGCGCAGATCACCGCGCCCCAGCGGTCGGTGACCGCCTGGAGGGCGACGACGTTTGCGCCGGTGCCGTTGAAGACGGGGAACGCCTCGGCGCCGGCGCCGAAGTGGCTGCGGACGATGCGCTGGAGGTTGTCCGTGTACTCGTCCTCGCCGTACGCGATCTGGTGCCCGCCGTTGGCCAGGGCCAGGGCGGCGAGCACCTCGGGGTGGGCCCCCGCGTAGTTGTCGCTGGCGAAGCCACGTACCTCCGGGTCGTGATGCCGCCGGGCGTCGGTCTTAGGAGGGTTCACGGCTTCTCGGTCAGCCACAGACGGTTTCCGTTCACTTCGGCGGCGGACTGCTCCCAGACACCGGCGATGGCCTCGGCCAGCTCCTTGACGTCGGTGAAGCCCGCGAACTTCGCATTGGGGCGCTCGGCGCGCATCGCGTCGTGCACCAGTGCCTTGACCACCAGGACGGCAGCCGCGGACGTCGGCCCGCTCTCGCCGCCCGCCTTGCGGAAGTAGTCGGCAAGGGCCAGCGTCCACGCCTCGGCGGCGGCCTTGGCGGAGGCGTAGGCGGCATTGCCCGCGGTGGGCCTGCTCGCGCTCGAGGCGCTGATCAGGAGGTACCGGCCACGGTCGCTGCGCTGCAAGGCCTCGTGGAACGCGAGGGAGGTGTGCTGCACGGTGCGGATGAGCAGCAGCTCGAGGAAGTCCCAGTCGTCCAGGATCGTCTTGGTGAAGGTCTCGCTGCCGCGCCAGCCGCCGACGAGATGGACCAGGCCGTCGACGCGGCCGAAGTCCTTCTCGATGCGCGTGGCCCAGTCCCGGGTCGACTCCAGGTCGAACAGGTCGACCGTGTCCCCGACGACGGTGGCGCCGCCGTGCCCGTAGCGGGCCGCGTCGACGGCTTCCGCGAGCCGCTCGGGGTCGTTGTCGGAGCCGACGACGGTCGCGCCCGCGTCGGCGAGCCGGACGAGTGTCGCGCGTCCGGCGGGTCCGCCCGCGCCGGCCACCGCGATCACCGCACCGCTGAGAGCACCGTTCCTCATCTTCTTCGCCTCCTGAGCAGTGTTCTCGGCGCCGTCGCTCACGCGGCGGCCCGCTCGGCACTCGTCGCCGTGATGCCCTTGGTGGAGGCAATCACGTTCTTCAGCTTCTTGGCGAGCGCCTCATAGAACATGCTCAGCGGAAACTCGTCCGGGAGCACGTCGTCCACGAGCTTGCGCGGGGGCTGGGTCAGGTCGAGGGCGTCCGGGCCCTTGGCCCAGCGGGAGCCGGGGTGCGGGGCGAGGTAGGTGGAGACCAGCTCGTACGCCTTGAACCAGTGGACGAGCTTGGGGCGGTCGATGCCGGCCCGGTAGAGGTCCTCGATCTCGGCGCACAGCTCGTTGGTGACCTGCGGGGCACGCTGCCAGTCGATGTGCAGCTTGTTGTCCGTCCAGCGGACGACGTCGTGCTTGTGCAGGTAGGCGAAGAGCAGCTGCCCGCCGAGGCCGTCGTAGTTGCGCACGCGCTCACCGGTGACCGGGAAGCGGAACATCCGGTCGAAGAGCACCGCGTACTGCACGTCACGGCCCTGCGGGAAGCCGTCGGCCTCCAGCTTCACGGCCTCCTTGAAGGCGGTCAGGTCACAGCGCAGCTCTTCGAGGCCGTACATCCAGAACGGCTGGCGCTGCTTGATCATGAACGGGTCGAAGGGCAGGTCACCGTGGCTGTGGGTGCGGTCGTGGACCATGTCCCACAGCACGAAGGCCTGCTCACAGCGCTGCTGGTCGTGGACCATGGCGGCGATGTCCGCGGGCAGCTCCAGGCCCAGGGTGTCGACGGCCGCGTCGGTCACGGCGCGAAAACGGGCGGCCTCGCGGTCGCAGAAGATGCCGCCCCAGCTGAAGCGCTCGGGGGCCTCGCGCACGGCGATGGTCTCCGGGAAGAGGACCGCCGAGTTCGTGTCGTAGCCCGCCGTGAAGTCCTCGAAGGTAATGCCGCAGAACAGCGGGTTGTCGTAGCGGGTCGCCTCCAGCTCGGCGAGCCAGTCCGGCCAGACCATGCGCAGCACGACCGCTTCGAAGTTGCGGTCCGGGTTGCCGTTCTGCGTGTACATCGGGAAGACGACCAGGTGCTGGAGGCCGTCCCGGCGGTGCCCCGCGGGCTGGAAGGCCAGCAGCGAGTCCAGGAAGTCGGGCACCTTGAACCCGTCGTCGGACCAGCGGCGCAGGTCCTTCACCAAGGCCGCGTGGTAGGCGGCGTCGTGCGGGAGCAGCGGGGAGAGCTCCTCGACCGCGTCTATGGCACGGCGGACGGCCAGTTCGGCGTCGGAGGCGTCCGGCGCGCCCTCGGCCTCGAAGTCGATGGAGCCGTCCTTCGACTGCCATGGCCGAATCTGCTCCACGGCATCCTTGAGCACGGGCCAAGCCGGGTGCTCCACCACCCTGACCTGCGGAGGAACCTGCTCCTCCGAACGCTCCTGCACAAGAATTTCCGTCATAACCCATCCTCCACGAGAGAACCTCACGTATGGACACCGTATGCATATGAGGTTTCTTCCAGCAAGTAGGGGTTCGGGAAATTATCCTGCCTCACCCCCGCCTTCACCGCTCTTTTTCCTGCCGGACACCGTAGAGGCGACGACTTCCGCTATCGACCGCTGGGCATCCCGGGCGTCCGCGACGGGTTCGGCGAGAGGTTCGGCAAGGGGTTCGGCGAGGCCGAGGAATCCATGGAGCATGGCCGGATACCGACTACAGGTGACCGGCACCCCGGTCACACGGAGCTTCGCGGCGTAGGCCAGGTCGCCGACGCGGCGGCTAGGTGCCGGCGGGCCTCGGCCGTCGGCGACACTGCCGCCGAGGTCGGGAGAGTGCTCCTTGACGGCGTCGGCCGGCGGCATGAAGTCACCTCCCGAAGAGCCGAACATCCCGGGGGCGCATGCCATATGACCATTCGTCAGTTTCATGCCAGGCGCATGCCCGCGACCTCGGTCAACCTCCGCGTGACGCGCCCACCCAGGGGTGACGCGGACCGGCTGTACGGCCCGGGCCGCCGTTGGGCGGGGCCCCATTCACCCGTGTACAAGCGGGTTCATCGCGGACCGGGAGCATTAGGCTGCGGCCTTGCCGCGTGGCCACGGGAGCGCAGTACGCGGCAGCCGAGCCGCCGTCGACGGAAGCGAGTTGAGCCTTGAACTTCCTCACCATCGGTCACCGCGGAGTCATGGGCACCGAGCCCGAGAACACCCTCCGTTCCTTCGTCGCCGCCCAGCGTGCGGGCCTCGACCTGATCGAACTCGATCTGCATCTGAGCAAGGACGGGGCCCTCGTCGTCATGCACGACGCCGAGGTGGACCGGACGACCGACGGCACGGGACCGATCGCCGAGAAGACCCTCGCCGAGCTGCGGACGCTGGACGCGGGCCGGGGCGAGCGCGTCCCCGTCTTCGAGGAGGTCCTCGACGCCGTCAGCGCACCGCTCCAGGCCGAGATCAAGGACGTGGCGGCGGCGCGGGCGCTGGCCGAGGTGATGAACCGCAGGGACCTGGTCGCCCGGGTGGAGGTGCTCTCGTTCCACGACGCGGCCATCGCCGAGATCTCCCGCCTCGTGCCGGGGGTACGCACCGCCCTGGTCGCCAGCCGCTACGGCACCGACGTCGTCGACCGTGCCACGGCGGTCGGCGCCACCACGCTCGTGCTCAACATCCGGCGGCTGACGCTGGAGATCGTCGAGCACGCGCGCAAGGCGGACCTGAGGATCATCGGCTGGGTGGTGAACACCCAGGACCATCTGCGGCTCGTCCGGGCGCTGCAACTGGACGGCGCGACCACCGACTACCCGGAGATCAAACGCACCGGCCGTTTCACCGCATGAACGTCACGCCAGCGGCTTGACCAGCAGCTCGAACTCCAGGTCGTCGCGCTGCGGAACGCCGAAGCGCTCGTCGCCGTACGGGAAGGGGGTCGTCTCTCCCGTACGGCGGTAGCCGCGCCGCTCGTACCAGGCGATGAGGTCGTCGCGTACGGAGATCACGGTCATGTGCATCGCGGCGACGCCCCAGGCCTCGCGGGCCGCCCGCTCCGCCTCCCCGATGATCACCTTGCCGAGGCCACCGCCCTGGAGGGCGGGGCTCACCGCGAACATGCCGAAGTAGGCGTGGTCACCGCGGTGTTCGAGCTGGCAGCAGGCGACGACCGCGCCGGCCCGCTCGACGGTGAGCAGTCGGCTGTCCGACGACTTGATCACCGCGCGCACGCCCTCGGGGTCGGTCCGCTGCCCTTCCAGGATGTCCGCCTCGGTGGTCCAGCCGGCCCGGCTGGCGTCCCCGCGATAGGCCGACTCGATCAGCGCGACCAGCGCGTC from Streptomyces avermitilis MA-4680 = NBRC 14893 includes the following:
- a CDS encoding B3/4 domain-containing protein yields the protein MTLTLTVSDEVRALAPGFTHVAVEAHGLLNGPSNEGTAALLEDAARRLAVRLDGRAPHEDPHMAAWREVYTAFGSKPSRTRNSAEALAKRALADAGLPRINMLVDLYNAVSVAHLIPVGGEDLDRVQGGMRLVRATGDEEFVTVAAGEEAVEHPDAGEVVWCDDAGVTCRRWNWRQGPRTRLTEESASAVFLLESLAPMPVAHLEAAAAELAELLEKFSPGARITVRAPV
- a CDS encoding transglutaminase domain-containing protein yields the protein MELTQETPDLSAYLAAGEVIDHHHPRVRETAARLAEQAVDSYAYARSAYEFVRDAIPHSADSGDLRVTWRASDVLAEGTGICHAKAHALAALLRAEDIPTALCYQKLDLVHGLVAVRFDGAWHRQDPRGNKPGVDARFSLDGERLAFTPDPESNELDYPVLYAEPHPAVLGALQAAHDRPHLWKTLPTAL
- a CDS encoding threonine aldolase family protein, yielding MNPPKTDARRHHDPEVRGFASDNYAGAHPEVLAALALANGGHQIAYGEDEYTDNLQRIVRSHFGAGAEAFPVFNGTGANVVALQAVTDRWGAVICAESAHINVDEGGAPERMGGLKLLTVPTPDGKLTPELIDRQAYGWDDEHRAMPQVVSIAQNTELGTVYTPDEIRAICDHAHGHGMKVHLDGARIANAAASLNVPMRTFTNAVGVDILSLGGTKNGALFGEAVVVINQDAVSHMKHLRKLSMQLASKMRFVSVQLEALLAKDLWLRNARHANEMAQRLAEGVRAVHGVEILYPVQANAVFARLPHDVSERLQKHYRFYFWNEAAGDVRWMCAFDTTEDDVDGFVAALKEEMAR
- a CDS encoding SDR family oxidoreductase translates to MRNGALSGAVIAVAGAGGPAGRATLVRLADAGATVVGSDNDPERLAEAVDAARYGHGGATVVGDTVDLFDLESTRDWATRIEKDFGRVDGLVHLVGGWRGSETFTKTILDDWDFLELLLIRTVQHTSLAFHEALQRSDRGRYLLISASSASRPTAGNAAYASAKAAAEAWTLALADYFRKAGGESGPTSAAAVLVVKALVHDAMRAERPNAKFAGFTDVKELAEAIAGVWEQSAAEVNGNRLWLTEKP
- a CDS encoding DUF6421 family protein, producing the protein MTEILVQERSEEQVPPQVRVVEHPAWPVLKDAVEQIRPWQSKDGSIDFEAEGAPDASDAELAVRRAIDAVEELSPLLPHDAAYHAALVKDLRRWSDDGFKVPDFLDSLLAFQPAGHRRDGLQHLVVFPMYTQNGNPDRNFEAVVLRMVWPDWLAELEATRYDNPLFCGITFEDFTAGYDTNSAVLFPETIAVREAPERFSWGGIFCDREAARFRAVTDAAVDTLGLELPADIAAMVHDQQRCEQAFVLWDMVHDRTHSHGDLPFDPFMIKQRQPFWMYGLEELRCDLTAFKEAVKLEADGFPQGRDVQYAVLFDRMFRFPVTGERVRNYDGLGGQLLFAYLHKHDVVRWTDNKLHIDWQRAPQVTNELCAEIEDLYRAGIDRPKLVHWFKAYELVSTYLAPHPGSRWAKGPDALDLTQPPRKLVDDVLPDEFPLSMFYEALAKKLKNVIASTKGITATSAERAAA
- a CDS encoding alpha/beta hydrolase: MPPADAVKEHSPDLGGSVADGRGPPAPSRRVGDLAYAAKLRVTGVPVTCSRYPAMLHGFLGLAEPLAEPLAEPVADARDAQRSIAEVVASTVSGRKKSGEGGGEAG
- a CDS encoding glycerophosphodiester phosphodiesterase translates to MNFLTIGHRGVMGTEPENTLRSFVAAQRAGLDLIELDLHLSKDGALVVMHDAEVDRTTDGTGPIAEKTLAELRTLDAGRGERVPVFEEVLDAVSAPLQAEIKDVAAARALAEVMNRRDLVARVEVLSFHDAAIAEISRLVPGVRTALVASRYGTDVVDRATAVGATTLVLNIRRLTLEIVEHARKADLRIIGWVVNTQDHLRLVRALQLDGATTDYPEIKRTGRFTA
- a CDS encoding GNAT family N-acetyltransferase; translation: MDTAATGLTFRDATDADVDALVALIESAYRGDASRAGWTTEADILEGQRTDPEGVRAVIKSSDSRLLTVERAGAVVACCQLEHRGDHAYFGMFAVSPALQGGGLGKVIIGEAERAAREAWGVAAMHMTVISVRDDLIAWYERRGYRRTGETTPFPYGDERFGVPQRDDLEFELLVKPLA